One genomic window of Nicotiana sylvestris chromosome 10, ASM39365v2, whole genome shotgun sequence includes the following:
- the LOC138879285 gene encoding uncharacterized protein encodes MAEELKKLTSRVQGVEYDRGIEGLNYEDLCIQPDVELPEGYKPPKFKMFESTGDPRVHLRTYYDKLVGVRKYEKIRMKLFFRSLTGDVLSWYINQNPKKWSNWVRMESYFMDRFRFNTENALDVFYIQNLKKKPTKTFHEYATRWRSEAAKVRPALDEEQMNKFFVRAHDPQYYERLMVIEYHKFSYIIKLG; translated from the coding sequence atggcagaagagctcaagaagttaacaagccgagttcaaggtgttgaatatgatagaggaatagaaggtttgaactatgaagatctgtgcatacagcccgatgtggaATTGCcagaagggtacaaacctcccaaattCAAAATGTTCGAaagtacaggtgatcccagggttcacctaaggacctactatgacaagcttgtcggggttcgAAAATATGAAAagattcgaatgaagctcttttttaggagccttactggggacgttttgtcttggtatatcaaccaaaatcccaagaaatggtccaattgggtaagaaTGGAATCATatttcatggaccgatttaggttcaacacagagaatgcactggatgtcttctacattcagaatctcaagaagaaacctactaaAACTTTCCacgaatatgctactcgttggaggtcagaagcggccaaggtcaggccagctttggacgaagaacagatgaataaattctttgtcagagcacatgatccgcaatattatgagaGACTAATGGTCATCGAATATCACAAATTCTCgtatatcatcaaacttggataA